In Coleofasciculaceae cyanobacterium, a single genomic region encodes these proteins:
- a CDS encoding FAD-dependent oxidoreductase, producing MDSNTYEVVIIGGGVCGTALLYTLSNYTNIKRIALIEKEADVALVNSFTNSNSQTLHFGDIETNYTLAKAKKVNAGASLVKNYLLTKDRQREIYTKYHKMVLGVGAEQVSKLQDRYQQFKQLFPDLKLLDKTEIAAQEPKVLVGRDINEAVIALFTNQGYTVDYNRLAQSFVANSQASSERNIDLLFDTKVKQIIKQDDQYQIKTKEKIIQAKVVLVAAGAHSLLFAKSLGYGLDYALLSVAGSFYFAPGLLNGKIYTVQRQKLPFAAIHGDPEVHDRAIARFGPTAKVLPMLERHNYGSIIEYFQTAGLSIKAILSFTKILSDPTIFQYIALNFIYDFPIIGKRLFIKEVKKIIPSIKLKDLTYAKGYGGVRPQIVNLNTQALEMGEAKIIGDRIIFNITPSPGASTCLQNALEDTERLIDFLGAGYQFNRQQFLDDLSATTAATQ from the coding sequence ATGGATAGTAATACCTATGAAGTTGTTATCATCGGTGGTGGGGTTTGTGGTACGGCACTGCTTTATACTCTAAGTAACTATACCAACATTAAGCGTATTGCCCTGATCGAGAAAGAAGCTGATGTAGCTTTAGTTAATTCTTTTACCAATAGCAATAGCCAAACTCTTCATTTTGGCGACATTGAAACTAACTACACTTTAGCCAAGGCAAAGAAAGTTAATGCTGGAGCAAGCTTAGTCAAAAACTATTTGCTGACTAAAGATAGACAGCGCGAAATCTATACTAAGTACCACAAAATGGTCTTAGGAGTTGGTGCAGAACAGGTTAGTAAATTACAAGATCGATATCAACAATTCAAACAGCTTTTTCCCGATTTAAAACTGCTAGACAAAACAGAAATAGCAGCCCAAGAACCAAAGGTTTTGGTCGGTAGAGATATCAACGAAGCAGTGATTGCCCTATTCACCAATCAAGGCTACACCGTAGACTATAATCGTTTGGCTCAATCATTTGTCGCCAATTCTCAAGCTAGTTCTGAGCGTAATATTGACCTGCTGTTTGATACTAAAGTTAAGCAAATAATCAAGCAAGATGACCAATACCAAATTAAAACCAAAGAGAAAATTATTCAAGCTAAAGTAGTTTTAGTAGCAGCAGGAGCGCACAGTCTGCTATTCGCTAAATCATTGGGTTATGGTCTAGATTATGCTTTGCTTAGCGTGGCGGGAAGCTTCTATTTTGCCCCTGGATTACTCAATGGCAAGATTTACACTGTACAGCGTCAAAAGCTGCCTTTTGCGGCCATTCATGGCGATCCCGAAGTTCACGATCGCGCGATCGCCCGTTTCGGGCCAACTGCTAAAGTACTGCCAATGTTAGAACGTCACAATTACGGCAGCATCATTGAATATTTCCAAACGGCGGGTTTAAGCATCAAGGCTATTTTAAGCTTTACCAAAATATTATCTGACCCGACTATTTTCCAATACATTGCCCTAAATTTTATTTACGACTTTCCGATTATTGGCAAAAGACTATTTATTAAGGAAGTAAAAAAGATAATTCCCTCAATTAAGCTGAAGGATCTTACCTATGCTAAAGGATATGGTGGAGTTCGACCTCAGATAGTTAACCTCAATACCCAGGCATTAGAAATGGGGGAAGCTAAGATTATTGGCGATCGCATTATATTTAATATTACTCCTTCTCCTGGTGCGTCTACCTGTTTGCAAAACGCTTTAGAAGACACCGAGAGATTAATCGATTTTTTGGGTGCTGGTTATCAATTTAACCGCCAACAATTCCTCGATGATTTATCTGCCACAACAGCAGCAACCCAGTAG
- a CDS encoding EAL domain-containing protein — translation MKHSTVENSFDSDFALLVDNELKDRSVIAIVQQESAREKKLLQQLKDSEQRHALTLQVTNDGIWSWDLSSDRIDYSDRWKLMVGCTDREIKNNPLEWLVRVHPAEREKLRQNLAACRQGQTDCFEMEYSLLHRDGQYRFMHCKCLAVKNVRGVVTSLIGSQTDISEQKQIKAQLDYVADYDQLTKLPNRQLFIAKLRELSELKQHPDYRFGVLCLDLDRFKNVNHNFGHSIGDRLLKEIVSKLKSCLRTRDLVARIGGDEFAILLAGFEGVDYPLVVAAGIQQAFAKPIEVAEHSILIGISIGIATPQLMGNCLWTDADTANNLVKSLQNAEIAMNQAKAKGKACNRVFESEAYLQNLAKTKSEDDLRQAIEQKQFELHYQPIVKLENRQLVGFEALIRWQHPERGLIFPSDFIPLAEETGLITPIGWWVLRSACSQMVLWQQTNFQAKSMFMSVNITGKQFSQPYAGDIIAQILEETGLNPACLKLEITESEIIENIELVLSTVEKLKDLGVQLSMDDFGTGYSSLSYLHCLPVDTLKIDRSFIQDLESDCHKLELVKTIIKLAEVFDLELIAEGIESEPQCARLIELGCQYAQGYLFSEPVLPASAATLLKY, via the coding sequence GACACGCTTTGACTCTTCAAGTAACTAACGATGGTATTTGGTCATGGGATTTAAGTTCCGATCGCATTGATTACTCTGATCGCTGGAAGTTAATGGTAGGATGCACTGATAGAGAGATTAAAAATAATCCTTTAGAGTGGTTGGTTAGGGTTCATCCCGCAGAGCGGGAAAAACTAAGGCAAAATCTGGCAGCCTGTAGACAGGGACAAACTGATTGCTTTGAAATGGAATATTCTTTGCTGCATCGAGACGGACAGTATCGTTTCATGCACTGTAAATGTTTGGCAGTCAAAAATGTTCGAGGAGTAGTGACTAGTTTGATTGGCTCTCAAACTGACATTAGCGAACAAAAACAAATTAAAGCCCAGCTAGATTATGTGGCAGATTACGACCAGCTAACAAAATTACCAAATCGTCAGCTTTTCATCGCCAAACTGAGAGAGCTATCCGAGCTAAAGCAACATCCAGACTATCGGTTTGGGGTTTTATGTCTAGATTTAGACCGATTTAAAAATGTCAATCATAATTTTGGTCACTCAATAGGCGATCGCCTATTGAAGGAAATTGTCAGTAAGCTAAAATCTTGTCTGCGAACAAGAGATCTTGTGGCGCGTATTGGTGGGGATGAATTTGCTATTTTGCTGGCTGGCTTCGAGGGGGTGGATTATCCCTTAGTAGTTGCCGCTGGGATCCAGCAGGCGTTTGCTAAACCAATCGAGGTGGCGGAACATTCGATTTTGATCGGCATCAGCATCGGCATCGCTACACCACAGCTTATGGGTAATTGCTTGTGGACAGATGCAGATACAGCTAATAATCTGGTTAAATCGCTGCAAAATGCGGAAATTGCCATGAACCAGGCTAAGGCTAAAGGCAAGGCGTGTAATCGAGTTTTTGAATCTGAAGCATATCTACAAAATTTAGCCAAAACTAAGTCAGAAGATGATTTGAGACAAGCGATCGAGCAAAAGCAATTTGAATTGCATTATCAACCCATTGTTAAGTTAGAGAATCGTCAGCTAGTTGGATTTGAAGCCTTAATTCGCTGGCAACATCCCGAACGGGGTTTGATTTTTCCTAGTGATTTTATTCCTCTGGCAGAAGAGACAGGACTGATCACGCCAATTGGCTGGTGGGTGTTGCGTTCTGCTTGTTCGCAGATGGTTCTGTGGCAGCAGACAAATTTTCAGGCTAAGTCGATGTTTATGAGCGTCAACATTACAGGAAAGCAGTTTTCTCAACCTTATGCAGGAGATATTATTGCTCAAATTCTCGAAGAAACAGGTTTAAATCCTGCTTGTCTTAAGCTAGAGATCACCGAAAGCGAAATTATCGAAAATATAGAGCTGGTTCTCTCCACAGTTGAAAAGTTAAAAGACCTAGGAGTTCAGCTATCGATGGATGATTTTGGGACTGGTTATTCCTCTTTGAGTTATTTACACTGTTTACCCGTAGATACCTTGAAAATCGATCGCTCTTTTATTCAGGATCTAGAAAGCGATTGTCATAAATTAGAGTTAGTTAAGACAATTATTAAGCTGGCAGAGGTTTTTGATCTAGAATTAATTGCTGAAGGAATTGAAAGTGAACCGCAGTGCGCTAGGCTAATTGAGCTGGGGTGTCAGTATGCACAAGGATATTTGTTTTCTGAGCCAGTATTGCCAGCGAGCGCAGCAACTCTCTTAAAGTATTAG